In a single window of the Flavobacterium sp. W4I14 genome:
- a CDS encoding TonB-linked SusC/RagA family outer membrane protein (product_source=TIGR04056; cath_funfam=2.170.130.10,2.60.40.1120; ko=KO:K21573; pfam=PF00593,PF07715,PF13715; superfamily=49464,56935; tigrfam=TIGR04056), which translates to MQKFEEVRWPYGSASQVSLPIFGQEKPVRSRLSVRSLRTLRHLGMLIIAPFIFSIAVKAQTVPLINSTLSGLVTDSKTKEPIPGVVIRINGTTHSAATDNDGKFRFVTGQKFPYTLTVSYIGYKTIEIIANGSPIEIKLEEAANQLDNVVVVGYGTQKRSDITGSVSSISKSALKQPLSSVDQLLKGAAAGVQVTQTSGQPGGGVSIRVRGGSSVQGGNEPLYVLDGFPLYNSSASAGTLSGTPLNPLASINPSDIETIDILKDASATAIYGSRGANGVVIITTKKGKADRSAVTYEGSYGTQSLRKKLDLLNARDFALLRNDALYDTDPTKGRFQYLSQAQIDQLGTGTDWQAEAFERAPTQNHQLTISGGNPKTRYLISGNYFDQDGILKNTDYSRISIRANVDAQPFEKFKVSASITGSKADANVSPSGIINGLLIMPATASIYDASGAYTLRNPFENIFANPIASLKEQINKSTTNKFLGTAFGEYTIIEGLNLKVLLGADVNSVNEKNYIPSTIYEGSTIGGSAGKGTYNSYSWLNENTLSYNKAFGKHALDAVIGFTQQEFSSETTRANAQKFVTDDLTFNSLQSGATLVAPYSDATRWVLHSYLARVNYSFDNRYFLTSSIRTDGSSRFGKGNKWGYFPSAAASWKISNEKFFESLQKTISELKVRASFGTTGNLEIGQYQSLATLYSLNYVFGGTTATGFAPNRIANDKLGWETTHQYDAGLDIGFFNNRIQLTLDGYYKKTKDLLLNVEIPWTTGYATSLQNYGSVLNKGFEIGLNTRNLTGAFIWNTNLNFSVNRNEVLSIGNGAQSYISGNYIVKVGEPLGSFYGNVTDGILQTGEEATKGKYTGSAVPKPGDRLYKDINGDGLFTTAADKAIIGNAQPDFIFGVTNNFEYKGFDLLIFIQGSYGNSILNSNMQTLELFTGQQNASATALNRWTPSNPSQTIPRAKLDPAPVFSDRFIESGSFLRLKDVSLGYTLPKKISAKAKLSNVYFYVAGQNLLTWTNYSGFDPEITSGSNVSPGTDAGIYPIARSVRAGLRLTF; encoded by the coding sequence ATGCAAAAATTTGAAGAAGTCAGGTGGCCCTATGGGTCGGCTTCGCAAGTCTCGTTACCAATTTTCGGACAGGAAAAGCCTGTTCGATCCAGATTATCAGTCCGTTCCTTACGCACCTTGCGACATTTAGGAATGTTGATTATCGCCCCATTTATTTTTTCAATTGCGGTTAAAGCACAAACCGTACCGCTCATTAACTCTACGCTCAGCGGTTTGGTTACCGATTCGAAAACTAAAGAACCCATTCCAGGTGTAGTGATCCGCATTAACGGAACTACCCACTCTGCAGCAACCGATAATGACGGCAAATTTAGGTTCGTAACCGGACAGAAGTTTCCTTATACCTTAACAGTAAGTTATATTGGTTATAAAACCATCGAAATCATAGCAAATGGAAGTCCGATTGAAATTAAACTAGAAGAAGCTGCCAACCAACTCGATAATGTGGTGGTAGTGGGTTATGGCACACAGAAACGAAGCGATATTACAGGTTCCGTTTCTTCCATTTCTAAGTCGGCATTGAAACAACCCTTAAGTTCGGTAGATCAATTGTTAAAAGGGGCTGCTGCTGGTGTGCAGGTTACCCAAACATCCGGTCAGCCGGGTGGTGGCGTAAGTATCCGTGTAAGGGGCGGAAGTTCTGTGCAAGGTGGAAATGAACCTTTATACGTGCTTGATGGATTTCCTTTGTACAACAGTTCGGCTTCTGCAGGTACGCTGAGTGGTACGCCGCTTAATCCATTGGCCAGTATCAACCCTTCCGATATTGAAACCATTGATATTCTAAAGGATGCTTCTGCAACAGCGATTTATGGTTCGAGAGGAGCTAATGGCGTAGTAATTATCACCACTAAAAAAGGAAAAGCAGATCGTAGCGCAGTTACCTACGAAGGAAGTTATGGCACGCAATCGTTAAGAAAGAAGTTAGACCTCTTAAATGCACGCGATTTTGCATTACTCCGGAACGATGCTTTATACGATACCGACCCAACCAAAGGCCGTTTCCAGTATTTGAGTCAGGCGCAGATTGATCAGTTAGGAACAGGAACAGACTGGCAGGCTGAAGCTTTCGAACGCGCACCAACACAGAACCATCAGCTTACCATCAGTGGCGGTAACCCAAAAACACGTTATCTTATTTCGGGGAACTACTTTGATCAGGACGGTATTTTAAAGAATACCGATTATTCGAGGATCAGTATCAGGGCCAATGTAGATGCCCAGCCCTTTGAGAAATTTAAAGTAAGTGCAAGTATTACCGGAAGCAAGGCCGATGCCAATGTATCTCCTTCAGGGATCATCAATGGCCTTTTGATTATGCCTGCGACTGCTTCCATTTACGATGCTTCGGGTGCCTATACGCTCCGTAATCCTTTCGAAAATATATTTGCCAACCCTATTGCCTCATTAAAAGAACAGATCAATAAATCAACCACCAATAAATTTTTGGGAACAGCATTTGGAGAATACACTATTATTGAAGGGCTGAATTTAAAAGTATTGCTTGGTGCAGATGTAAACAGCGTAAATGAAAAGAATTATATCCCATCAACCATTTATGAAGGAAGTACCATTGGTGGTTCTGCCGGAAAGGGAACTTATAATTCTTACTCCTGGTTAAATGAAAATACCCTTTCGTACAATAAAGCTTTTGGTAAACATGCTTTAGATGCGGTAATTGGTTTTACGCAACAGGAATTTTCCAGCGAAACCACCAGGGCAAATGCCCAAAAGTTTGTAACCGACGATTTAACCTTTAACAGCCTGCAAAGCGGCGCAACTTTGGTAGCGCCTTATTCTGATGCCACGAGATGGGTATTGCATTCTTACCTGGCCAGGGTAAATTACAGTTTCGATAACCGTTATTTCTTAACCTCGAGCATCCGTACCGATGGTTCATCGCGGTTTGGGAAAGGAAACAAATGGGGTTATTTCCCTTCGGCAGCAGCTTCATGGAAAATCAGTAACGAGAAATTTTTCGAGTCCTTACAAAAAACAATCAGTGAATTAAAGGTACGCGCCAGTTTCGGTACAACAGGAAACCTGGAGATCGGTCAATACCAGTCTTTGGCTACGTTATACAGTCTCAACTATGTTTTTGGTGGCACCACCGCTACGGGTTTTGCGCCTAACCGCATTGCGAACGATAAATTGGGCTGGGAAACTACCCATCAATACGATGCTGGCCTGGATATCGGCTTTTTTAACAACCGCATCCAATTGACGTTAGATGGTTACTACAAGAAAACCAAAGATTTATTGTTAAATGTAGAAATTCCTTGGACAACAGGATATGCCACATCGCTACAGAATTATGGATCGGTATTGAATAAAGGATTCGAAATTGGCCTGAATACCCGCAACCTTACCGGCGCATTTATCTGGAATACCAATTTAAACTTTTCTGTTAACCGGAATGAAGTGCTGAGTATTGGTAATGGCGCACAGTCGTACATCAGCGGAAACTACATTGTAAAAGTTGGCGAACCCTTAGGCAGCTTTTATGGTAATGTAACAGATGGAATCCTGCAAACTGGTGAAGAAGCTACTAAAGGTAAATATACCGGTAGCGCCGTGCCAAAACCTGGCGATAGATTGTACAAAGATATTAATGGCGATGGCTTATTTACAACCGCTGCAGATAAAGCCATTATTGGCAATGCACAACCCGATTTCATTTTTGGCGTAACCAATAATTTTGAATATAAAGGTTTCGATCTGTTAATATTTATACAAGGCTCGTATGGCAACAGCATTTTGAACTCGAATATGCAAACCCTGGAGCTGTTTACCGGGCAACAAAATGCCTCGGCTACCGCTTTAAACCGGTGGACACCAAGCAATCCAAGTCAAACCATTCCAAGAGCAAAATTAGATCCTGCACCTGTATTTTCAGATCGTTTTATCGAAAGCGGTTCTTTTTTGAGGTTAAAAGATGTATCGCTGGGTTACACTTTGCCAAAAAAGATCTCTGCTAAGGCAAAGTTATCAAATGTATATTTCTATGTAGCCGGGCAGAACCTGCTTACCTGGACAAACTATTCAGGCTTCGATCCCGAAATTACCTCTGGAAGTAATGTATCGCCAGGAACCGATGCCGGGATTTATCCCATCGCCAGATCGGTTAGGGCTGGCTTAAGGTTAACATTTTAA
- a CDS encoding CzcA family heavy metal efflux pump (product_source=TIGR00914; cath_funfam=1.20.1640.10,3.30.2090.10,3.30.70.1430; cog=COG0841; pfam=PF00873; superfamily=82693,82714,82866; tigrfam=TIGR00914; transmembrane_helix_parts=Inside_1_11,TMhelix_12_30,Outside_31_331,TMhelix_332_349,Inside_350_355,TMhelix_356_378,Outside_379_381,TMhelix_382_404,Inside_405_427,TMhelix_428_450,Outside_451_464,TMhelix_465_487,Inside_488_518,TMhelix_519_538,Outside_539_850,TMhelix_851_870,Inside_871_876,TMhelix_877_899,Outside_900_902,TMhelix_903_925,Inside_926_951,TMhelix_952_974,Outside_975_978,TMhelix_979_1001,Inside_1002_1007) gives MNKFFISHKNPILAVLLIILVGGVYAFSQLKTGLFPEITFPKIKIIADAELQPVDKMVVTVTRPLENAVKQVPDLQLVRSTTSRGSCELSAFMNPGADIDLSQQRIESQIAKISASLPAGVNISVEKMNPSILPVSGYSLESHNYSSVELKKIATYTVKPFLSQVDGVSEIRIIGGKSKEYWLELDVQKMQVLGITPDQISNALSQTNFIKSNGYLTDHNYLYLSVTDATVKNKSDLENLVLSRKGNRIVKVMDVAKVNIQQSVEYTRINANGKDGILIAVIKQPNANLVDLSNEMFTKVEQLKRILPAGVSIKPYYVQADFVNESVKSVRDSLLIGLVLAILVAIVFLRSFKASVTILITIPVTLCLTIIVLYFIGYSLNIMTLGAIAAAIGLIIDDAIVVVEQIHRTHEEHPEELTMRLLSKAVTYLFPAMLGSSISTIVIFVPFVLMTDVAGSYFQVMTNTMIITLVCSFFVTWIGLPVIYLLLTRKGGSHAATSKKAVVHEVKSQNWVRYFIQRPYISIIFMLGLIVSIVLIFPRLETGFLPEMDEGSIVLDYASPPGTSLEETDRMLKQVEKEIVKIPDVQAYSRRTGTQMGFFITEPNTGDYLIQLKHNRTKSTEEVISEIRTHIENTQPALVIDFGQVIGDMLGDLMSSTQPIEVKIFGNDQEKLQALSKKVADLVSHVDGTADVFDGIVRSGPTVNIQPNFTMLAQYGVSPVSFQSQLQTAMQGTLIGDLYDKQQLSPIRMVYPGSRTFSVADISKLKIFLPDGTAVPIQQMASVDLKAGIAEVARENLQTIGVVTARLDNRDLGSVMKDLQKTVNVNVNLPSGYHIEYGGAYKEQQQSFSELLTILIASSLLVFSVILFLFKDFKIAFLILLISVLGISGSYLALFLTHTPLNVGSYTGLIMIVGIIGENAIFTFLQFKESLAKQSVDDAITFAISTRLRPKLMTALGAIIALMPLALGIGAGAQLHQPLAIAVIGGFIVAMPLLLIALPSLIRGIYK, from the coding sequence ATGAACAAGTTTTTCATTTCCCATAAAAACCCAATCCTGGCAGTATTGCTCATTATACTGGTTGGTGGAGTATATGCTTTCAGTCAGCTAAAAACAGGACTTTTTCCAGAAATTACTTTTCCAAAGATCAAGATTATTGCTGATGCAGAACTCCAGCCGGTTGATAAAATGGTGGTTACCGTAACGAGGCCTTTAGAAAATGCGGTAAAACAAGTACCCGATCTTCAATTGGTTAGGAGTACTACCAGTAGGGGCAGTTGCGAGCTTTCGGCATTTATGAACCCCGGTGCCGATATCGATCTGAGTCAGCAGCGCATAGAATCGCAGATTGCCAAAATTAGCGCTTCGTTGCCGGCTGGGGTTAATATTTCGGTAGAGAAGATGAATCCGTCTATCCTTCCGGTAAGTGGATACAGCTTAGAAAGTCACAATTATTCGTCTGTTGAACTGAAAAAAATTGCAACCTATACCGTAAAACCCTTTCTTTCGCAAGTTGATGGTGTTTCTGAGATCCGCATAATTGGCGGTAAGAGCAAAGAGTACTGGCTGGAGTTAGATGTACAGAAAATGCAGGTGCTGGGTATTACTCCAGATCAGATTAGCAATGCACTCAGCCAAACCAATTTTATAAAATCTAACGGCTACCTCACCGATCACAATTACCTGTATCTATCAGTAACCGATGCTACTGTAAAAAACAAAAGCGATCTGGAAAATCTGGTGTTGAGCAGAAAGGGTAACCGGATTGTCAAGGTAATGGATGTTGCCAAGGTAAATATTCAGCAGAGTGTAGAATATACCCGCATCAATGCGAATGGTAAAGATGGGATTCTCATTGCAGTAATTAAACAGCCCAATGCCAACCTGGTCGATCTGTCTAACGAGATGTTTACCAAAGTAGAACAATTGAAACGCATTCTACCAGCGGGAGTAAGTATTAAACCTTATTATGTACAGGCAGATTTTGTAAACGAATCGGTAAAAAGTGTACGCGATAGTTTATTAATTGGTTTGGTATTGGCCATTTTGGTGGCTATTGTTTTTCTTAGATCGTTCAAAGCAAGTGTTACCATTTTAATTACCATCCCGGTTACGCTTTGTTTAACCATAATTGTGCTTTATTTTATTGGGTATTCGCTCAATATTATGACCCTTGGTGCCATTGCAGCGGCTATAGGTTTAATTATAGACGACGCTATAGTGGTGGTAGAGCAGATTCATCGCACACATGAAGAACACCCCGAAGAGCTTACCATGAGGTTATTGAGCAAGGCGGTGACTTATCTTTTCCCAGCCATGTTAGGTTCTTCTATCAGTACGATCGTGATATTTGTTCCCTTTGTACTGATGACGGATGTTGCAGGTTCTTATTTTCAGGTGATGACCAATACGATGATCATTACCCTGGTCTGTTCTTTCTTTGTTACCTGGATTGGTTTACCTGTGATTTATCTTTTGCTTACCCGTAAAGGGGGTAGCCATGCAGCAACCAGCAAAAAAGCAGTGGTCCATGAGGTTAAATCGCAAAATTGGGTGCGCTATTTTATACAGAGACCCTATATCTCGATCATATTTATGCTCGGGTTGATTGTATCTATTGTGCTCATTTTCCCACGTTTAGAAACCGGATTTCTCCCCGAAATGGATGAGGGTAGCATTGTATTGGATTATGCTTCACCTCCAGGTACTTCGCTCGAAGAAACCGACAGAATGCTTAAGCAGGTAGAAAAGGAAATTGTTAAAATTCCAGATGTTCAGGCCTATTCGCGAAGAACGGGAACACAGATGGGTTTTTTTATTACCGAACCCAATACTGGAGATTACCTGATCCAGCTGAAGCATAATAGAACAAAAAGCACTGAAGAGGTGATCTCTGAGATCCGCACGCATATCGAAAATACACAACCTGCATTAGTAATCGATTTTGGGCAGGTAATTGGTGATATGCTTGGCGATTTAATGAGTTCTACACAGCCCATCGAGGTGAAAATTTTTGGAAACGACCAGGAAAAACTGCAGGCTTTATCTAAAAAGGTAGCCGATCTGGTTTCACATGTAGATGGCACAGCCGATGTGTTTGATGGCATTGTACGCTCCGGGCCAACGGTAAATATTCAACCCAATTTTACTATGCTGGCGCAGTATGGTGTTAGTCCGGTATCCTTTCAATCGCAGCTCCAAACCGCAATGCAGGGAACTTTAATTGGCGATTTATACGATAAGCAACAGCTTTCACCCATCCGCATGGTGTATCCTGGAAGCAGAACTTTTAGCGTGGCCGATATCAGTAAGCTTAAAATTTTCTTGCCTGATGGAACAGCGGTGCCCATTCAGCAAATGGCCAGCGTTGATCTTAAAGCAGGAATTGCCGAAGTAGCAAGAGAAAACCTGCAAACCATTGGGGTAGTTACTGCAAGGCTCGATAACCGCGATCTTGGTAGTGTAATGAAAGATCTCCAGAAAACCGTGAATGTCAATGTAAACCTGCCTTCGGGTTATCATATCGAATATGGCGGTGCATATAAAGAACAGCAACAATCGTTCTCCGAACTGCTCACCATTCTTATCGCGTCGAGTTTGTTGGTGTTTAGTGTAATCTTATTTCTATTTAAAGATTTTAAAATTGCCTTTCTCATTTTATTGATCTCGGTACTTGGCATTTCAGGGAGCTATTTAGCCCTGTTTTTAACCCATACACCGTTAAACGTAGGCAGTTATACGGGGTTGATTATGATTGTGGGCATTATCGGCGAGAATGCCATATTTACCTTTCTACAGTTCAAAGAATCTCTTGCCAAACAAAGTGTTGATGATGCCATAACCTTTGCCATTTCTACCCGCTTACGGCCAAAATTAATGACCGCACTTGGCGCAATAATCGCCTTAATGCCTTTGGCTTTAGGTATCGGAGCTGGTGCACAATTGCATCAACCACTAGCCATTGCTGTAATTGGTGGTTTTATAGTGGCCATGCCTTTATTGCTCATTGCTTTACCAAGTCTGATCAGGGGAATTTATAAATAG
- a CDS encoding multidrug efflux pump subunit AcrA (membrane-fusion protein) (product_source=COG0845; cath_funfam=2.40.50.100,3.30.110.60; cleavage_site_network=SignalP-noTM; cog=COG0845; pfam=PF13437; superfamily=51230): MNSYLKLICSGIATLFVFSGCNHSAPAETVDEPSPIIPVRVTTVRDSSLSEFVVLSAVSAYLEKSFVKANINGYVESAQAVMGKQVGSHQLLFSLITKEAKSIGNSVNKLDAGFKFSGISNIRADQAGTIIQVNHQKGDYVQDGEALATISNRNSLVFLLDLPYEYNQLINQNRSLVILLPDGTKMTGTVSGAMPAVDSSAQTQRYILKVGAGKDIPEGLIAKVRLTKVNHAKAQVLPKSAVLANETEDEFWVMKLINDSTAVKINVKKGIENQNTIEVLDPKFSKTDRIITAGNYGIADTAKVKIQK; encoded by the coding sequence ATGAATAGCTATCTAAAATTAATATGTAGTGGTATTGCCACCCTGTTTGTTTTTTCGGGATGTAATCATTCTGCTCCGGCAGAAACCGTAGATGAGCCCTCGCCAATTATCCCAGTTCGGGTGACTACTGTTCGAGATAGTTCTCTTTCAGAATTTGTGGTGCTTTCGGCAGTTTCGGCCTATCTGGAGAAAAGTTTTGTAAAGGCAAATATCAACGGTTATGTAGAAAGTGCCCAGGCTGTTATGGGTAAGCAGGTGGGGAGCCATCAATTGTTGTTTAGTTTAATCACCAAAGAAGCAAAATCGATTGGCAATAGCGTAAACAAGCTCGATGCCGGGTTTAAATTTTCTGGTATATCCAATATCAGGGCAGATCAAGCTGGTACAATTATTCAGGTAAATCATCAAAAAGGAGATTATGTGCAGGATGGAGAAGCTTTGGCCACCATCAGCAACCGCAATAGTCTGGTTTTTCTGCTCGATCTGCCTTACGAATATAATCAGCTGATTAATCAGAACAGAAGTTTGGTTATCCTTTTACCGGATGGAACCAAAATGACCGGAACGGTTTCAGGAGCGATGCCTGCAGTTGATTCATCAGCACAGACCCAACGTTATATCCTTAAAGTGGGAGCGGGCAAAGATATTCCCGAAGGTTTGATTGCGAAAGTGAGGTTAACGAAAGTAAACCATGCTAAGGCTCAGGTATTGCCAAAATCGGCGGTATTGGCCAACGAAACCGAAGATGAGTTTTGGGTAATGAAACTGATCAACGATTCGACAGCAGTAAAGATAAACGTGAAAAAAGGCATCGAAAACCAAAATACAATTGAAGTGCTCGATCCTAAATTTTCTAAAACCGACCGGATTATCACGGCTGGCAATTATGGAATAGCCGATACCGCCAAAGTTAAAATCCAGAAGTAG
- a CDS encoding outer membrane protein TolC (product_source=COG1538; cleavage_site_network=SignalP-noTM; cog=COG1538; superfamily=56954), with amino-acid sequence MNIKLKCLILCLVSFWAARAAAQIPSKSLDYYLKQAEFTSPVLKDFQNQQRSAGIDSLIVRATGGPQVTASSAGMYAPIVRGYGYDEVLTNGQALEALLNVNYDLLNKKRINNQLEGIKIQSDSIKYAGQLSLYDLQRAIADQYILAYASQEQVGFNREVVKLLEQEEALLKKLTRSNIYKQSEYLTFLVTLQQQQLVVKQAELQFENDYATLNYLAGISDTTQVKLADPQLQTASTSMDRSFFNKRFDIDSLKNSNQKNAIDFNYKPKLGVYANGGYNSSFILQPYKNFGASIGFTFSVPIYDGHQKKMQYNKLSLSAKTISGYRDFFVRQQQQQLNLIRQQINQTDALFPKINEQIRFSKGLIDVDSKLMHTGDLKVADFVIAINNYMAAQNLLRQTNINRLKLINQFNYWNR; translated from the coding sequence ATGAATATAAAGTTGAAATGCCTGATTCTATGCTTGGTTAGCTTTTGGGCGGCAAGGGCAGCGGCTCAAATCCCGTCAAAAAGTCTCGATTATTATTTAAAACAGGCAGAATTTACAAGTCCGGTACTTAAAGATTTTCAGAACCAACAGCGTTCTGCTGGGATAGATAGTTTGATTGTTCGGGCTACTGGAGGGCCACAGGTTACAGCCAGTTCTGCAGGGATGTATGCGCCAATTGTGCGTGGTTATGGTTACGATGAAGTGCTTACCAATGGGCAGGCGCTAGAAGCACTACTTAATGTGAATTATGATCTATTGAACAAGAAACGAATCAATAATCAACTCGAGGGCATTAAAATCCAAAGCGATTCCATTAAATATGCCGGGCAATTGTCGCTATATGATTTGCAAAGAGCTATTGCCGATCAATATATTCTAGCCTATGCCAGTCAAGAACAGGTAGGCTTTAATCGGGAAGTGGTTAAACTGCTCGAACAAGAAGAAGCACTGCTTAAAAAATTAACCAGAAGCAATATTTACAAGCAATCAGAGTATTTAACTTTCCTGGTTACTTTACAACAACAGCAACTGGTAGTAAAACAGGCCGAACTGCAGTTTGAAAATGACTATGCTACGTTAAACTATTTGGCTGGTATTTCTGATACCACACAGGTTAAGTTAGCCGATCCCCAATTGCAGACCGCCAGCACATCAATGGATCGAAGCTTTTTTAATAAACGTTTTGATATCGACAGTTTAAAAAACAGCAATCAAAAAAACGCAATCGACTTTAACTATAAACCCAAGCTTGGGGTGTACGCAAATGGAGGTTATAATTCTTCATTTATTTTGCAGCCCTATAAAAATTTTGGGGCAAGTATTGGTTTTACTTTTTCTGTTCCGATTTACGATGGTCATCAGAAAAAAATGCAGTACAATAAACTCAGTCTTTCTGCTAAAACCATATCCGGTTACCGCGATTTTTTTGTCCGCCAGCAACAACAACAGCTAAACCTGATCCGTCAGCAGATTAACCAGACCGATGCACTCTTTCCAAAAATTAACGAGCAGATCCGTTTTAGTAAGGGTTTGATCGACGTAGACAGTAAATTGATGCATACTGGCGATTTAAAAGTGGCCGATTTTGTTATCGCAATCAACAACTATATGGCCGCTCAAAATTTATTGCGCCAAACCAATATTAACCGTTTAAAACTGATCAACCAATTTAATTACTGGAACCGATAA
- a CDS encoding hypothetical protein (product_source=Hypo-rule applied; cath_funfam=1.20.144.10; pfam=PF01569; superfamily=48317), giving the protein MKRFLEVLLIMVSYRSHTYAAAVIKYTQNIDSVKNIPDSLGRWYTGHPIPKRKFQATAFIAPVLLAGYGFAAVYDHGALKQLDVSTKAELQEDHPLFAAHVDDYIQFAPAAAVYALNLSGIKGKHNLFDASMLYVTSAAIMGVSTHFVKQGIGRERPNGNGENSFPSGHTASAFMAAEFLHQEYKDVNPWIGYAGYFVATATGTLRMYNNKHWFSDVVAGAGFGIASTKISYLVYPYIKSLFTTKKDGNFMFMPFHQQGSTGLMLSGRF; this is encoded by the coding sequence ATGAAAAGGTTTTTAGAGGTGCTGTTGATTATGGTAAGTTATAGAAGTCATACTTATGCTGCTGCCGTTATCAAGTACACTCAAAATATAGATTCGGTTAAAAATATCCCAGATTCTTTAGGGCGATGGTATACTGGCCATCCGATCCCAAAAAGAAAGTTTCAGGCAACGGCATTTATTGCACCCGTTTTACTTGCTGGTTATGGTTTTGCCGCCGTTTACGATCATGGCGCATTAAAACAACTGGATGTAAGTACCAAAGCAGAATTACAGGAAGACCATCCTTTATTTGCAGCTCATGTTGATGACTATATCCAATTTGCACCTGCTGCTGCAGTATACGCACTTAATTTGTCGGGTATAAAAGGCAAGCATAACTTATTTGATGCTTCGATGTTATATGTAACCTCAGCTGCAATTATGGGTGTTTCTACCCATTTTGTAAAACAGGGCATTGGTAGAGAGCGACCAAATGGAAATGGAGAAAATTCTTTTCCCTCCGGGCATACTGCTTCTGCATTTATGGCGGCAGAATTTCTTCATCAAGAGTATAAAGATGTTAACCCATGGATTGGTTATGCTGGTTATTTTGTCGCCACTGCTACTGGAACACTGCGGATGTATAATAACAAACACTGGTTTAGTGATGTGGTGGCAGGTGCCGGATTTGGGATTGCTTCTACAAAGATATCTTATCTTGTTTATCCATATATCAAGAGCCTTTTTACCACAAAAAAAGATGGCAATTTTATGTTTATGCCCTTCCACCAACAAGGTAGCACGGGTTTAATGCTTTCGGGCAGATTTTAA